The following proteins are encoded in a genomic region of Sulfurovum indicum:
- the rpoC gene encoding DNA-directed RNA polymerase subunit beta', with product MSNVLENLVPIDLNSDEKPQDIAALQLKVASPEKILSWSYGEVKKPETINYRTLKPERDGLFCAKIFGPIRDYECLCGKYKKMRYKGVVCEKCGVEVTSSKVRRNRMGHIDLIAPVAHIWYVSSLPSRIGTLLGVKMKDLERVLYYEAYIVKNPGEASYDNEGLNPLQKYDVLNEEQYQQISSRFGDTGLDARMGGEIVQELLAELDLVEMFSQLKEEIAATKSEAKRKTIVKRLKVIEAFLHSGNRPEWMMLTQLPVLPPDLRPLVSLDGGKFAVSDVNDLYRRVINRNQRLKRLVELDAPEIIVRNEKRMLQEAVDALFDNGRRGNAVKGANKRPLKSLSEVIKGKQGRFRQNLLGKRVDFSGRSVIVVGPDLRMDQCGLPKKMAIELFKPHLMAKLEEKGYATTLKQAKKMIEKQENEVWECLEEVVDNYPVLLNRAPTLHKLSIQAFHPRLIEGKAIQLHPLVCSAFNADFDGDQMAVHVPLSDEAIAEAKVLMLASMNILLPASGKAIAVPSQDMILGLYYLTLEKNDVKGEHKLFANVEEVEIAFEQQALDLNARIRTIIDGRITTSTAGRLILKSIIPDYVPEKYWNKVLKKKDIGALVDYIYKEGGVAESAGFLDDLKDMGFKYATKVGVSISVDDIKIPEVKNEIVRKAKEEVKEIQRQFGAGLLTDQERYNKIIDIWTDANNSIAEALMELIKKDKDGFNSVHMMADSGARGSAAQIRQLSGMRGLMAKSDGSIIETPITSNFREGLNVLEYFISTHGARKGLADTALKTANAGYLTRKLIDVAQNVKISMADCGTHEGVEVSDIVVGNEMIEPLADRIYGRVLAEDIIDPITNEVLVSEGTMIDEETAKRVEEAGVRSVVMRAPSSCKAPKGICAKCYGLNMADNKMVKPGEAVGVIAAQSIGEPGTQLTLRTFHTGGTATAGKEERQVVATQEGFVRYYNLSVYRNTEGKLIVANRRNAGVLLVEPKIKAVIKGKVSVIVTHDEYIVSVQADGQDEVKYNLRKSDVAKSNELAGVAGKVEGKLFLPLKDGDMVEEGDSIVEVIKEGWSVPSRIPFASELKVEDGAPVTQNVLAESRGTVKFFLLKGDYLEAHKGVKAGDKVDEKGLFAVIVDENNREAARHYISRGSVLQIDNDAKVERGTTLSAPEVSTQVVIAEWDPYSEPIIAEQKGTLKFEDIIPGVTVVEQFDEVTGDTRLELNEHIPAAYKPAIVLATDSGELIRYQLDPKTILFVNDGDEVNIADILAKTPKAAIKSKDITGGLPRVSELFEARRPKDIALIAQIDGVVSFGKPLRGKERLIITGDNGQVTEQFVDKGKVVLVHAGEYVHAGEKLTDGVVSSHDILAALGEKALYEYIVSEVQMVYRRQGVNISDKHIEIVTSQMMRQVKVVDSGNSNFIAGDIVSRRKFQEENERVIKLGGEPAIAEPMLVGITRAAVGADSIISAASFQDTTKVLTSASIAGTIDTLEDLKENVVIGRLIPVGTGMINNDDIKLQPAE from the coding sequence ATGAGTAATGTATTAGAGAATTTGGTACCGATCGACCTGAACAGCGATGAAAAACCACAGGATATTGCAGCCCTTCAACTAAAAGTGGCAAGCCCAGAGAAGATCCTCTCATGGAGTTACGGTGAAGTAAAAAAACCTGAGACGATCAATTACAGAACCTTGAAACCTGAGCGTGACGGACTTTTCTGTGCGAAGATCTTCGGACCGATAAGAGACTATGAGTGTCTGTGCGGAAAATACAAGAAGATGCGCTATAAAGGGGTAGTCTGTGAGAAGTGTGGTGTTGAAGTCACTTCATCTAAAGTAAGAAGAAACAGAATGGGTCATATCGATCTTATCGCACCGGTAGCACATATTTGGTATGTCTCTTCACTCCCATCACGTATTGGTACTCTTCTAGGCGTCAAAATGAAAGACCTTGAGCGTGTACTCTACTATGAAGCATATATTGTTAAGAACCCTGGTGAGGCAAGTTACGACAACGAGGGCCTTAACCCGCTCCAAAAGTATGATGTGCTCAATGAAGAGCAGTATCAGCAGATCTCTTCACGTTTCGGAGATACGGGGCTGGATGCACGTATGGGTGGTGAGATCGTACAGGAACTGCTCGCAGAGCTTGATCTTGTAGAGATGTTCTCTCAGCTTAAAGAAGAGATTGCAGCAACGAAATCTGAGGCAAAGAGAAAGACGATCGTTAAAAGACTGAAAGTGATCGAAGCATTCCTTCATTCAGGTAACCGTCCTGAGTGGATGATGCTGACACAGCTTCCGGTACTTCCGCCAGATTTGAGACCATTGGTAAGCCTTGATGGTGGAAAATTTGCTGTTTCTGATGTAAATGATCTCTATAGAAGAGTTATTAACCGTAACCAGCGTCTGAAGAGACTGGTAGAGCTTGATGCACCGGAGATCATCGTTAGAAATGAAAAGCGTATGCTTCAGGAAGCAGTTGATGCACTCTTTGACAATGGTAGACGCGGAAATGCCGTAAAAGGCGCAAACAAAAGACCACTGAAATCACTCTCTGAAGTGATCAAAGGGAAGCAGGGGCGTTTCCGTCAGAACCTGCTTGGTAAGCGTGTTGACTTCTCCGGACGTTCTGTTATCGTTGTCGGTCCGGATTTGAGAATGGACCAGTGTGGTCTGCCTAAGAAGATGGCTATTGAACTCTTTAAGCCGCATTTGATGGCGAAACTCGAAGAGAAGGGTTATGCGACGACACTGAAGCAAGCCAAGAAGATGATTGAAAAGCAGGAAAACGAGGTATGGGAGTGTCTGGAAGAGGTTGTTGATAACTATCCGGTTCTTCTCAACCGTGCACCGACACTTCACAAGCTTTCGATTCAGGCATTCCATCCAAGACTTATCGAAGGTAAAGCGATCCAGCTTCATCCACTTGTCTGTTCGGCGTTCAATGCCGACTTCGATGGTGACCAGATGGCTGTACACGTACCGCTTTCAGATGAAGCGATTGCCGAAGCAAAAGTTTTGATGCTTGCATCTATGAATATCTTGCTCCCGGCATCAGGTAAAGCAATTGCGGTACCTTCACAGGATATGATTTTGGGTCTTTACTATCTGACACTGGAGAAGAATGATGTTAAAGGCGAACATAAGCTATTTGCTAATGTTGAAGAGGTTGAGATCGCATTCGAACAGCAGGCGCTGGATCTGAATGCACGTATCAGAACGATCATTGACGGACGTATTACGACTTCGACAGCCGGTCGTCTGATCCTGAAGTCGATCATTCCGGATTATGTACCGGAAAAGTACTGGAACAAAGTTCTTAAGAAAAAAGATATTGGTGCGTTGGTTGACTATATCTATAAAGAGGGTGGTGTAGCTGAGAGTGCAGGATTCCTTGATGATCTTAAGGATATGGGTTTCAAATATGCAACTAAAGTCGGTGTTTCCATCTCTGTGGATGATATTAAGATCCCTGAAGTCAAAAATGAGATTGTACGTAAAGCCAAAGAAGAAGTGAAAGAGATCCAGAGACAGTTCGGTGCGGGTCTATTGACCGATCAGGAACGCTATAACAAGATCATTGATATCTGGACCGATGCGAACAACTCTATTGCTGAAGCGTTGATGGAACTGATCAAAAAAGACAAAGATGGATTCAACTCTGTTCACATGATGGCGGATTCCGGTGCGAGGGGTTCTGCTGCACAGATCAGACAGCTTTCAGGTATGAGGGGTCTTATGGCAAAGTCTGACGGATCGATTATTGAAACTCCGATTACATCAAACTTCCGTGAAGGACTAAATGTACTTGAATACTTTATTTCAACCCACGGTGCGAGAAAAGGTCTTGCCGATACCGCGCTTAAAACAGCAAATGCCGGTTACCTGACAAGAAAGCTTATCGACGTGGCACAAAATGTGAAGATTTCTATGGCGGACTGTGGGACACATGAAGGTGTAGAAGTCTCTGATATTGTTGTAGGTAATGAAATGATCGAACCGCTTGCAGACAGAATCTACGGAAGAGTACTTGCGGAAGATATTATTGACCCTATTACCAATGAAGTATTGGTCAGTGAAGGTACAATGATCGATGAAGAGACGGCAAAACGTGTAGAGGAAGCGGGTGTACGTTCAGTAGTTATGAGAGCACCGTCTTCCTGTAAAGCACCTAAAGGCATCTGTGCAAAATGTTACGGTCTGAACATGGCAGACAATAAAATGGTCAAACCGGGTGAAGCTGTAGGTGTTATTGCAGCACAGTCGATCGGTGAGCCGGGAACACAGTTGACACTTCGTACTTTCCACACAGGTGGTACTGCGACTGCAGGTAAAGAGGAGCGTCAGGTTGTTGCGACACAGGAAGGTTTTGTACGTTACTACAATCTCTCTGTCTATAGAAACACTGAAGGTAAGTTGATCGTAGCAAACAGAAGAAATGCCGGTGTACTTTTGGTTGAACCGAAGATCAAGGCGGTGATCAAAGGTAAAGTCTCTGTTATTGTGACACATGATGAGTATATCGTTTCTGTTCAGGCGGATGGCCAGGATGAAGTTAAGTACAACTTGAGAAAATCTGATGTTGCCAAGTCCAATGAGCTTGCCGGTGTTGCCGGGAAGGTTGAAGGAAAACTCTTCCTGCCTCTTAAGGACGGAGATATGGTAGAGGAGGGTGACTCTATTGTTGAAGTGATCAAAGAGGGATGGTCAGTACCTAGCCGTATTCCGTTTGCATCTGAACTGAAAGTGGAAGATGGTGCACCGGTTACACAGAATGTTCTTGCAGAGTCAAGAGGCACGGTAAAGTTCTTCCTACTTAAAGGTGACTACCTTGAGGCACACAAAGGGGTTAAAGCCGGAGATAAAGTGGATGAGAAAGGTCTCTTTGCTGTGATCGTTGATGAGAACAACAGAGAAGCGGCAAGACACTATATCTCAAGGGGTTCCGTGCTTCAGATCGACAATGATGCGAAAGTGGAAAGAGGAACAACACTCTCTGCTCCGGAAGTTTCAACACAGGTAGTGATTGCTGAGTGGGATCCTTATTCTGAACCGATCATTGCTGAGCAGAAGGGAACATTGAAGTTTGAAGATATTATCCCGGGTGTTACAGTAGTTGAACAGTTCGATGAAGTAACCGGTGATACAAGGCTTGAGCTGAATGAGCATATTCCTGCAGCATACAAACCGGCGATCGTACTGGCAACAGACTCAGGAGAGTTGATCAGGTATCAGTTGGACCCGAAAACGATACTTTTCGTAAATGACGGTGATGAAGTGAATATTGCTGATATCTTGGCAAAAACGCCAAAAGCTGCGATTAAGTCAAAAGATATTACCGGGGGTCTTCCAAGAGTTTCCGAGCTTTTTGAAGCACGTCGTCCAAAAGATATTGCTCTAATCGCACAGATCGACGGTGTGGTAAGCTTTGGTAAACCGCTGCGCGGCAAGGAGAGACTGATCATCACAGGTGACAACGGCCAGGTAACAGAGCAGTTTGTTGACAAAGGAAAGGTTGTATTGGTACACGCTGGTGAATATGTTCATGCCGGGGAGAAACTTACCGATGGTGTTGTTTCAAGCCATGATATTCTTGCAGCACTCGGAGAAAAAGCACTTTACGAGTATATTGTTTCTGAAGTACAGATGGTCTATCGTCGTCAGGGGGTTAATATCTCTGACAAGCATATTGAGATCGTGACTTCCCAGATGATGAGACAGGTGAAAGTAGTTGACAGCGGTAATAGTAACTTTATTGCCGGAGACATTGTGTCACGCCGTAAGTTCCAGGAAGAGAATGAGCGTGTAATCAAGCTTGGCGGAGAGCCGGCGATCGCTGAGCCTATGCTTGTCGGTATCACCCGTGCAGCAGTCGGTGCAGACTCCATCATCTCTGCAGCATCCTTCCAGGATACAACAAAAGTACTTACCTCTGCATCTATTGCAGGTACGATAGATACGCTTGAAGATCTTAAAGAGAATGTTGTCATCGGACGTCTCATTCCTGTTGGTACAGGTATGATCAACAATGACGATATCAAGCTTCAACCGGCTGAGTGA